Proteins encoded together in one Mycoplasma miroungirhinis window:
- the atpA gene encoding F0F1 ATP synthase subunit alpha, which yields MSLKPNDLSLIIKKQIKNFSKQISTDEVGEVVTLGDGIALVSGLDNAKLGELVDFGHNIFGMVLNLEEELVGVVIMEDDKNISEGTVVKTTNHVISTPVGDELLGRVVDALGNPIDGKGEISAKRYSEIFKVAPGIMTRKSVDQPLETGILAIDAMVPIGRGQRELIIGDRQTGKTAIAIDTIINQKGKGIYCIYVAIGQKNSTVSQIVENLKENDALEYTTIINASASEKAPLQYIAPYTGITIAEEWMSKGKDVLIIYDDLSKHAVAYRTLSLLLRRPPGREAYPGDVFYLHSQLLERSARLNEEHGGGSCTALPIIETQSGDISAYIPTNVISITDGQIFTKESLFNSGQRPAVDVGFSVSRVGGSAQIKAMKQVSSSLKLELAQYNEMLAFAQFGSDLDETTQRILEHGAKVYEFLKQPQYSPYSQVFQSIMLFCIKHKLTNPLPKEYIQDFKNDLQTFFKQDKAAINLLIKLTEKHAYDQNIEKELMTLLKEFIMSFIKKIPNYDPKAHPSFIKGAQ from the coding sequence ATGTCATTAAAACCAAACGATTTAAGTTTAATCATTAAAAAACAAATTAAAAACTTTTCAAAACAAATTTCCACTGATGAAGTTGGAGAAGTTGTCACACTAGGAGATGGTATTGCATTAGTTAGTGGTTTAGATAACGCAAAATTAGGTGAATTAGTTGATTTTGGTCACAATATATTTGGAATGGTTTTAAATTTAGAAGAAGAATTAGTCGGTGTTGTTATTATGGAAGATGATAAAAACATCTCAGAAGGTACAGTTGTAAAAACAACAAACCATGTTATCTCAACACCTGTTGGTGATGAACTTTTAGGAAGAGTAGTAGATGCACTAGGAAATCCAATTGATGGAAAAGGGGAAATAAGTGCAAAAAGATACTCAGAAATTTTTAAAGTCGCACCCGGAATAATGACAAGAAAATCAGTTGATCAACCTCTTGAAACAGGTATTTTAGCAATTGATGCAATGGTACCTATTGGAAGAGGGCAACGTGAACTTATTATCGGTGATAGACAAACCGGAAAAACTGCAATAGCAATTGATACTATTATTAATCAAAAAGGAAAAGGTATCTACTGTATTTATGTTGCCATTGGTCAAAAAAACTCAACTGTTTCACAAATTGTTGAAAACTTAAAAGAAAATGATGCATTAGAATATACAACTATTATTAATGCAAGTGCATCAGAAAAAGCACCATTACAATATATAGCACCTTATACTGGAATTACTATTGCAGAAGAATGAATGTCAAAAGGTAAAGATGTTTTAATTATTTATGATGATTTATCAAAACATGCTGTAGCTTATCGGACATTATCTTTACTTTTAAGAAGACCTCCTGGACGTGAAGCTTATCCTGGTGATGTTTTCTATTTACACTCTCAACTTTTAGAACGTTCAGCTAGATTAAATGAAGAACACGGTGGTGGATCTTGTACTGCACTACCAATTATTGAAACTCAATCAGGTGATATTTCAGCTTATATTCCTACTAACGTAATTTCTATTACTGATGGTCAAATCTTTACTAAAGAATCATTATTTAATAGTGGACAAAGACCAGCGGTGGATGTTGGATTTAGTGTTAGTCGGGTGGGTGGTAGCGCTCAAATTAAAGCTATGAAACAAGTATCTAGTTCTTTAAAATTAGAATTAGCTCAATACAATGAAATGTTAGCTTTTGCACAATTTGGAAGTGATTTAGATGAAACCACCCAAAGAATATTAGAGCATGGTGCAAAAGTATATGAATTTTTAAAACAACCTCAATACTCACCATATTCACAAGTATTTCAATCAATTATGTTATTTTGTATTAAACACAAATTAACTAACCCATTACCAAAAGAATATATTCAAGATTTTAAAAATGATTTACAAACATTTTTTAAACAAGATAAAGCAGCAATCAATTTATTAATTAAATTAACTGAAAAACATGCCTATGATCAAAATATTGAAAAAGAATTAATGACATTATTAAAAGAATTTATTATGTCATTTATTAAAAAAATTCCTAACTATGATCCAAAAGCACATCCAAGTTTTATTAAAGGTGCACAATAG
- a CDS encoding FoF1 ATP synthase subunit delta/epsilon, which translates to MANKIFLSITTPYGKFLEQETDIVTLKTTEGYIGLQANHIEFMGAIVASELYVNSSENNKKTYYVNQGIVHSKGDRVDIIVNNISDQPLKEIEYKPNNTKNFSFVEELKIKLRVAYK; encoded by the coding sequence ATGGCTAATAAAATATTTTTATCAATTACAACTCCATATGGTAAATTTTTAGAACAAGAAACAGATATAGTTACTTTAAAAACTACAGAAGGATACATTGGTTTACAAGCAAATCATATTGAATTTATGGGAGCAATTGTAGCAAGTGAACTTTATGTAAATAGTTCTGAAAATAACAAAAAAACTTATTATGTTAATCAAGGAATAGTACATTCTAAGGGAGATAGAGTTGATATAATAGTTAATAATATTTCCGATCAACCATTAAAAGAAATTGAATATAAACCTAACAATACTAAAAACTTTAGTTTTGTTGAGGAACTTAAAATAAAATTAAGAGTAGCTTATAAATAA
- the atpD gene encoding F0F1 ATP synthase subunit beta gives MMENNDKKHYGKIVQILGPVVDIRFPNDEIPFINNALELHHEGKKYVFEVAQHIGNNTVRAISMDLTFGLKRGMDVLDTGKEIVVPVGKDILSRMFNVLGDPIDDKPFDKNNAILMPIHAPAPSYEEQKTSVEILETGIKVIDLLMPYAKGGKIGLFGGAGVGKTVLIQELINNIATQHGGISVFAGVGERTREGNDLYHEMQESGVINKTALVFGQMNEPPGARMRIAFTALTMAEYFRDKENQDVLLFIDNIFRFTQAGSEVSALLGRMPSAVGYQPTLATEMGLLQERITSTKQGSITSVQAVYIPADDLTDPAPTTTFTHLDAKTVLDRNIAALGIYPAIDPLSSGSRLLDPKIIGIEHYNVARGVQNILQRFKELQDIIAILGMDELSEEDKKVVARARRIRNFLSQPFSVAEKFSGYPGKYIKISDTIRSFKEILAGKYDEVPEEAFLYAGTIDDVIARMDTNNG, from the coding sequence ATTATGGAAAACAATGATAAAAAACATTATGGTAAAATAGTTCAAATATTAGGACCTGTTGTTGATATTAGATTCCCAAATGATGAAATACCTTTTATAAATAACGCATTAGAATTACATCATGAAGGAAAAAAATATGTTTTTGAAGTTGCTCAACATATCGGAAATAATACCGTTAGAGCAATTAGTATGGATCTTACTTTTGGTCTAAAAAGAGGTATGGATGTTTTAGATACTGGTAAAGAAATTGTAGTGCCTGTCGGAAAAGATATTTTATCTAGAATGTTTAATGTTTTAGGTGATCCTATTGATGATAAACCATTTGATAAAAACAATGCAATTTTAATGCCAATTCATGCACCTGCTCCTTCATATGAAGAACAAAAAACATCAGTCGAAATTCTTGAAACTGGAATAAAAGTTATTGACTTACTAATGCCTTATGCAAAAGGTGGAAAAATTGGATTATTTGGTGGAGCTGGTGTTGGAAAAACAGTTTTAATTCAAGAATTAATTAATAATATTGCCACTCAACACGGAGGAATTTCTGTTTTTGCTGGGGTTGGTGAAAGAACTAGAGAAGGAAATGACCTTTATCACGAAATGCAAGAAAGTGGAGTTATAAATAAAACTGCATTAGTCTTTGGACAAATGAATGAACCTCCCGGAGCAAGAATGAGAATAGCATTTACTGCTTTAACTATGGCTGAATATTTTAGAGATAAAGAAAATCAAGATGTTTTATTATTTATTGATAATATATTCCGTTTCACTCAAGCTGGTTCAGAAGTTTCAGCCCTTTTAGGTAGAATGCCTTCAGCTGTTGGTTACCAACCTACATTAGCAACAGAAATGGGATTATTACAAGAAAGAATAACATCAACTAAACAAGGATCAATAACATCTGTGCAAGCTGTTTATATTCCAGCAGATGATTTAACAGATCCCGCACCTACAACTACATTTACACACCTTGATGCAAAAACAGTTTTAGATCGTAATATTGCTGCATTAGGTATTTATCCAGCAATTGATCCTTTATCATCAGGTTCTAGATTACTTGATCCTAAAATAATTGGAATTGAACATTATAATGTAGCTCGTGGAGTACAAAATATTTTGCAAAGATTTAAAGAATTACAAGATATTATTGCAATTTTAGGAATGGATGAATTATCTGAAGAAGATAAAAAAGTTGTTGCTCGAGCAAGAAGAATTAGAAACTTTTTATCTCAGCCATTTTCAGTTGCAGAAAAATTCTCTGGTTATCCAGGAAAATACATTAAAATAAGTGATACCATTCGTTCATTTAAAGAAATACTTGCAGGAAAATATGATGAAGTTCCCGAAGAAGCATTTTTATATGCAGGAACTATTGATGATGTAATTGCAAGAATGGATACAAACAATGGCTAA
- the atpE gene encoding ATP synthase F0 subunit C, translated as MNTDIITSAYNASNVTNQSTGLAYGLALVGAGLAMIGAGGAGIGQGITVGKTVEAIGRNPEVRSRLLTTMFIGLSVIETCAIYCLVISFLIIFV; from the coding sequence ATGAATACAGATATTATTACAAGTGCTTACAATGCAAGTAATGTTACAAACCAATCAACAGGATTAGCATATGGACTTGCTTTAGTGGGAGCAGGATTAGCTATGATCGGAGCTGGAGGAGCTGGAATTGGTCAAGGAATAACAGTTGGAAAAACTGTTGAAGCTATTGGTAGAAACCCAGAAGTCAGATCAAGATTACTTACTACCATGTTTATTGGTCTTTCTGTTATTGAAACCTGTGCTATTTATTGTCTAGTTATTTCATTCTTAATTATTTTCGTTTAA
- a CDS encoding F0F1 ATP synthase subunit A, which translates to MDRLFGHSNLNDRSAWGNSEFSQNPLVSLVLLTIMITLMAIALFIVIKRSKTHIAPPKIVVVVEQYVMFIDDLTNTSSEGRLDKTAPYFFSLFTFLSFGNALSIFGLAPIANSLTFVFSVTAITWIGTIFVGILFQKWQYIKEWLNPMDWIGKLSPLLSLSFRMFGNITGGTLLIILLEALLNYIWRAIFGLNGTENIAQINIISILLLPWLSLYFDIFDSVLQAFVFVILSLSYWSLSAKITQKEKSKEIVINKMKNIITN; encoded by the coding sequence ATGGATAGATTATTTGGTCATTCAAATTTGAATGACAGATCTGCATGAGGTAATAGTGAATTTTCACAAAATCCATTGGTAAGTTTAGTTCTTTTAACAATTATGATTACTCTTATGGCTATTGCATTATTTATAGTTATTAAAAGATCTAAAACACATATTGCACCACCAAAAATTGTAGTGGTTGTTGAACAATATGTAATGTTTATTGATGATTTAACAAACACCTCATCAGAAGGAAGATTAGATAAAACCGCTCCTTATTTCTTTAGCTTATTTACTTTTTTAAGTTTTGGAAATGCATTAAGTATTTTCGGTCTTGCACCAATTGCAAACAGTTTAACTTTTGTTTTTAGTGTAACAGCTATAACTTGAATAGGAACGATTTTTGTAGGAATATTATTTCAAAAATGACAATATATTAAGGAATGATTAAATCCTATGGATTGAATTGGAAAGTTATCACCACTTTTAAGTCTTAGTTTCCGTATGTTTGGAAATATTACTGGAGGTACACTTCTAATCATTCTTTTAGAAGCATTATTAAATTATATTTGGAGAGCTATTTTTGGTCTTAATGGAACTGAAAATATAGCACAAATTAACATTATTTCTATCTTATTATTACCATGATTAAGCTTATATTTTGATATTTTTGATAGTGTATTACAAGCTTTTGTTTTTGTCATATTATCACTAAGTTATTGGTCACTTTCTGCCAAAATAACACAAAAAGAAAAATCAAAAGAAATAGTCATAAATAAGATGAAAAATATCATTACTAATTAA
- a CDS encoding hexose phosphate transporter, producing MNKFMQKFSAKSENTKFLHGLLLWAFISIGYLAFIANWGFAVGLNGTGIKNGVTDSGVLGHFEIVNNSSFQLISQATNWGITIGRGIGSILVAFLLVKFFHKYATIIALGLTLFGIPAQYFPVGQTGYWFFIVFRTIMAIGGTMLIILTQPVVANFFNKKQKSVVSQFGVWFYPLGTIISIIPFVFVANTAAIRENWQIVYTVLAALNALPLLVMVIFGSKFDVKTKEQRAQEPKVNNFGILKGYLKTKSTYVWILLYGGFLIAVVFPTILSTNLFPTLAGIDRNALLFGDLNNGFDATKIIRIWFIIFLAAVFVGPISVGLWSKYNLKRRWFITVALATGVISYLLSMIIFVYGVAKSNGVALAFFFVFAFLSGLSLWGIQGVTLNLPHEYKDNNPKTIGWMFALIWGFGYIFFTIGLIIIGLVKIIGDSAGASALTIAIIQFVLTILFSAISVVGALMIKEPSSDSETFPKWMKSIKCLCKCKNKNKPEIE from the coding sequence ATGAATAAATTTATGCAAAAATTTTCCGCTAAAAGCGAAAATACAAAGTTTTTACATGGTTTATTACTATGAGCTTTTATTTCAATCGGGTACCTAGCATTTATTGCTAACTGAGGTTTTGCCGTTGGATTAAATGGTACTGGAATAAAAAATGGTGTAACTGATAGTGGTGTTCTTGGACACTTTGAAATTGTAAATAATTCTAGTTTTCAATTGATAAGTCAAGCTACAAACTGAGGTATTACCATTGGTCGTGGTATTGGTTCAATTCTTGTTGCATTTTTATTAGTTAAATTCTTCCATAAATATGCAACAATTATAGCTCTTGGATTAACTTTATTTGGAATTCCTGCTCAATACTTCCCAGTAGGACAAACTGGATATTGATTCTTTATAGTATTTAGAACAATTATGGCTATTGGTGGTACAATGTTAATCATTTTAACTCAACCAGTAGTTGCTAACTTCTTTAACAAAAAACAAAAATCTGTTGTTTCACAATTTGGTGTATGATTCTACCCATTAGGTACAATTATCTCAATAATACCTTTTGTTTTCGTAGCTAATACTGCAGCAATAAGAGAAAATTGACAAATAGTTTATACTGTTTTAGCAGCTTTAAATGCACTTCCATTATTAGTTATGGTAATTTTTGGATCAAAATTTGATGTTAAAACAAAAGAACAAAGAGCACAAGAACCTAAAGTTAATAACTTTGGTATTTTAAAAGGTTACTTAAAAACTAAATCAACATATGTATGAATTTTACTATATGGTGGTTTCTTAATTGCTGTTGTTTTCCCAACAATTTTATCAACTAATTTATTCCCAACATTAGCGGGAATAGATAGAAATGCACTATTATTTGGTGATTTAAATAATGGTTTTGATGCAACTAAAATTATTAGAATTTGATTTATAATTTTCTTAGCTGCTGTTTTTGTAGGTCCTATAAGTGTTGGGCTATGATCAAAATACAATTTAAAACGTAGATGATTTATTACTGTTGCTTTAGCAACTGGTGTAATTTCATATCTATTATCAATGATAATATTCGTATATGGTGTTGCAAAAAGTAATGGTGTTGCACTTGCATTCTTCTTTGTATTTGCATTTCTTTCAGGATTATCTCTATGAGGTATTCAAGGTGTTACATTAAACTTACCACATGAATATAAAGATAATAACCCTAAAACTATTGGTTGAATGTTTGCTTTAATTTGAGGATTTGGATATATATTCTTTACAATTGGACTAATAATCATTGGACTTGTTAAAATCATTGGAGATTCTGCTGGTGCTAGCGCATTAACAATCGCAATAATACAATTTGTATTAACAATTTTATTCTCAGCAATTTCAGTAGTTGGTGCATTAATGATTAAAGAACCTTCTTCAGATTCAGAAACATTCCCTAAATGAATGAAATCAATTAAATGTTTATGCAAATGTAAAAACAAAAACAAACCAGAAATAGAATAA
- the atpG gene encoding ATP synthase F1 subunit gamma: MANLLKIKQRINSVITTKKITKAMQLVATAKLGRTKNSYNNIINYYSSVKNVFNNLLLHSDDIENIINKKHKQEQQQYKTLYIVIGSDLGLCGSYNSFLVKKVKEVIDQNSLLITLGTKIINSLKKYEDQIIHSFAKIGDELDYELAQVISKKIYETIQNIYVNKVNIIYTEYINSISTETKIKQIYPIVRDEVEQVSNVDLSMYEPSAHKILESSFIIYFEASMYLAMANAKLSEMSSRRTAMENATNNAQDLIENLELDYNRSRQAKITEEITEIISGSNS, translated from the coding sequence ATGGCAAATTTACTAAAAATCAAACAAAGAATTAATTCAGTTATAACAACAAAAAAAATAACAAAAGCTATGCAGCTTGTTGCAACTGCAAAATTAGGTCGAACAAAAAACAGTTATAATAACATAATAAACTACTACTCAAGTGTAAAAAACGTTTTTAACAACTTACTTTTACATTCTGATGATATTGAAAACATCATCAATAAAAAACATAAACAAGAACAGCAACAATATAAAACTTTATATATTGTCATCGGTTCAGATTTAGGTTTATGTGGTTCATATAATTCATTTTTAGTTAAAAAAGTAAAAGAAGTAATTGATCAAAATTCATTATTAATTACCTTAGGAACCAAAATCATTAATTCTTTAAAAAAATATGAAGATCAAATTATTCATTCATTTGCAAAAATTGGTGATGAATTAGATTATGAATTAGCACAAGTTATTTCAAAAAAAATCTATGAAACAATTCAAAATATATATGTTAATAAAGTAAATATTATTTATACAGAATACATAAACAGTATTTCAACTGAAACTAAAATAAAACAAATATATCCAATTGTACGAGATGAAGTTGAACAAGTAAGTAATGTTGATTTAAGTATGTATGAACCAAGTGCTCATAAAATCTTAGAATCTTCATTTATTATTTATTTTGAGGCTAGTATGTATCTTGCAATGGCAAATGCTAAATTATCTGAAATGTCTTCAAGAAGAACAGCAATGGAAAATGCAACTAACAATGCTCAAGATTTAATTGAAAACTTAGAACTTGATTATAACCGTTCAAGACAAGCAAAAATAACTGAAGAAATTACTGAAATTATTAGTGGATCAAATTCATAG
- a CDS encoding F0F1 ATP synthase subunit delta codes for MNNEVIYNYGLAMFELAKEENQIDIFYDQLNDIEKSLEEEQGFLKVLNSYSLDNEIKYKLIDEVFGDFNQQIINFLKVSSKNHVVNKIINIINAYKAIYYDTKKIKIGYIYTSQSISLEQINELQKAYSHKYQINLKLKNRIDPKLLGGIKIVIDDIVVDNTILNQIEKLKESILND; via the coding sequence ATGAATAATGAAGTAATTTATAATTATGGACTTGCAATGTTTGAACTAGCAAAAGAAGAAAACCAAATTGATATTTTTTATGATCAATTAAATGATATTGAAAAATCATTAGAAGAAGAACAAGGATTTTTAAAAGTTTTAAATTCATATTCATTAGACAATGAAATAAAATACAAACTAATTGATGAAGTATTTGGAGATTTTAATCAACAAATTATAAACTTTTTAAAAGTATCTTCAAAAAACCACGTAGTAAATAAAATTATAAATATTATTAATGCTTATAAAGCAATATACTATGATACAAAAAAAATTAAAATTGGTTATATATACACTTCACAATCTATTTCATTAGAACAAATCAATGAACTGCAAAAAGCTTATTCACATAAATATCAAATTAACTTAAAACTTAAAAATAGAATTGATCCTAAGCTTTTAGGAGGAATTAAAATTGTGATCGATGATATTGTTGTTGATAATACAATTTTAAATCAAATTGAAAAGTTAAAAGAATCAATTTTAAATGATTAA
- the atpF gene encoding F0F1 ATP synthase subunit B, with protein sequence MDKITILSEKSEGVTSELNKVFNNFAWQWPYFIFTIVSLLITVLVLTFLVYKPVKKMLNNRQNYIQQNIDDSVKAKEKALELQIKANEALVETYKKADQMIHDAKKDGEKIIDSATMTANKKAHGMIEQTNNSISKSWKKFEQQQKKIIVENAIEIAKKIIGREIKDPENQKMIEQLLEEVK encoded by the coding sequence ATGGATAAAATTACTATTTTAAGTGAAAAAAGTGAAGGTGTTACATCAGAATTAAACAAAGTTTTTAATAACTTTGCTTGACAATGACCTTACTTTATTTTCACAATTGTTTCTTTATTAATAACAGTATTGGTTTTAACTTTTTTAGTTTATAAACCAGTAAAAAAGATGTTGAATAATAGACAAAACTATATTCAACAAAACATAGATGATTCAGTTAAAGCAAAGGAAAAAGCTTTAGAACTACAAATAAAAGCTAATGAAGCTTTAGTTGAAACTTATAAAAAAGCGGACCAAATGATTCACGATGCTAAAAAAGATGGTGAAAAAATTATTGATTCTGCGACAATGACAGCAAATAAAAAAGCACATGGAATGATAGAGCAAACTAATAATTCCATTTCAAAAAGTTGAAAGAAATTTGAACAACAACAAAAGAAAATAATTGTTGAGAATGCAATAGAAATTGCAAAAAAAATCATTGGTAGAGAAATAAAAGACCCAGAAAATCAAAAAATGATTGAACAATTGCTAGAAGAGGTTAAATAA
- a CDS encoding DNA methyltransferase, producing the protein MIQKEKLIVWALYDDAESSYKNSIKDFNNKTQPYQLEVHSIGINDIEFKKNKLYHYHRIDLSITNFDLFQQLNLLPKPDIILASPPCESWSSADCDGRMFRGLDSEGNWIVKNFAYYDEYNKRSHPVKRRYFNQKERSRLMGEGTIGATIMIIKHFNPKVWVIENPKTSKSWDFQEKHWAFEGFMNLTYYASYDDNFSLKPTIFKSNIELNLKTNKPYKTNSNHMAKGSYSKRSSIPLNLIKDIVIDSIEYINKIKGNKNERK; encoded by the coding sequence ATGATTCAAAAAGAAAAATTAATAGTTTGAGCATTATATGATGATGCTGAAAGTTCGTATAAAAATAGTATAAAAGATTTTAATAATAAAACTCAACCTTACCAATTAGAAGTTCATTCTATCGGTATAAATGATATCGAATTTAAAAAAAATAAATTATATCATTATCATAGAATTGACTTATCTATAACTAATTTTGATCTTTTTCAACAATTAAATCTATTACCCAAACCTGATATTATTTTAGCTTCTCCTCCTTGTGAGTCCTGGAGTAGTGCTGATTGCGATGGAAGAATGTTTAGAGGACTTGATAGTGAAGGTAATTGAATAGTTAAAAATTTTGCATATTATGATGAATACAACAAAAGAAGTCATCCAGTGAAGAGAAGATATTTTAATCAAAAAGAAAGATCCCGACTAATGGGAGAAGGTACTATTGGCGCAACAATTATGATAATAAAACATTTCAATCCAAAAGTATGAGTGATTGAAAACCCTAAAACTTCGAAAAGCTGAGATTTTCAAGAAAAACATTGAGCATTTGAGGGTTTTATGAATCTAACATATTATGCTTCCTATGATGATAATTTCAGTCTTAAACCAACCATATTTAAATCTAACATCGAACTTAATTTAAAAACCAATAAACCCTATAAAACAAATTCTAATCATATGGCAAAAGGTTCTTATTCAAAAAGAAGTTCCATACCATTAAATCTAATAAAAGATATTGTAATAGATTCAATTGAATATATAAATAAAATTAAAGGAAATAAAAATGAGAGAAAATAG